Proteins found in one Brachypodium distachyon strain Bd21 chromosome 5, Brachypodium_distachyon_v3.0, whole genome shotgun sequence genomic segment:
- the LOC100821263 gene encoding zinc finger protein CONSTANS-LIKE 3 — MEGEEKSVAAGAGAYWGVGARACDACAGEAARLFCRADAAFLCTGCDARAHGHGSRHARVWLCEVCEHAPAAVTCKADAAALCAACDADIHAANPLARRHERVPVAPFFGALDVDAPNKHFVGGAGAHAPAAAGINNEEDEDDRSNDAEAASWLLPEPDQKVGGAFFADSDPYNLDLDFARSMDDIKAISVQLNGAQAELGLTGGNNKLFYSDHSMNHSVTSSEAAVVPESAPVAVVSRGREREARLMRYREKRKSRRFEKTIRYASRKAYAETRPRVKGRFAKRTGNGGAAALGEEEDEHEGLYSSAAAAVAALLQAPGAGHGHGPELDYGVDGVVPTLV; from the exons AtggagggggaggagaagTCGGTGGCTGCTGGCGCGGGGGCCTACTGGGGCGTGGGGGCTCGGGCGTGCGACGCGTgcgccggcgaggcggccAGGCTCTTCTGCCGCGCCGACGCGGCGTTCCTGTGCACGGGGtgcgacgcgcgcgcgcacgggcACGGGTCGCGCCACGCGCGGGTGTGGCTGTGCGAGGTCTGCGAGCACGCGCCCGCCGCGGTCACGTGCAAGGCCGACGCCGCGGCGCTCTGCGCCGCCTGCGACGCCGACATCCACGCCGCCAACCCGCTCGCGCGACGCCACGAGCGGGTCCCCGTCGCGCCCTTCTTCGGCGCGCTCGACGTCGACGCGCCCAACAAGCACTTCGTGGGCGGAGCCGGAGCCCATGCCCCGGCCGCTGCTGGAATAAAcaacgaggaagacgaagacgaccgGAGCAACGACGCCGAGGCGGCGTCGTGGCTGCTCCCGGAGCCCGACCAGAAAGTCGGCGGCGCGTTCTTCGCGGACTCCGACCCTTATAACCTCGACCTGGACTTCGCGCGCTCCATGGACGACATCAAGGCCATCAGCGTGCAGCTCAACGGTGCCCAGGCCGAGCTCGGCCTCACGGGCGGCAACAACAAGCTCTTCTACTCCGATCACTCCATGAACCACAGC GTGACGTCGTCGGAGGCTGCGGTGGTGCCGGAgtcggcgccggtggcggtggtgaGCAGGGGCAGGGAGCGGGAGGCGCGGCTGATGCGGTACAGGGAGAAGCGCAAGAGCCGGCGGTTCGAGAAGACCATCCGCTACGCGTCGCGCAAGGCGTACGCCGAGACCCGGCCGCGCGTCAAGGGCCGCTTCGCCAAGCGCACGggcaacggcggcgccgcagcgctgggggaggaggaggacgagcacgAGGGGCTCTACTCCTCGGCGGCCGCAGCCGTCGCCGCGCTCCTGCAGGCGCCCGGGGCAGGGCACGGGCACGGGCCCGAGCTCGACTACGGCGTGGACGGCGTCGTGCCCACCTTGGTCTAG